The Cyclobacteriaceae bacterium DNA segment GCCGGTATCGACTGGATGCATGCCTGCGGAGGCAAGGGAAGGTGTACCACATGTAAGGCTATTATTTTGGAAGGGGAGAATAGCCTCGAGCCATTAACGGCTGCAGAAATCCGGTATCAGCATCAAGGATTGTTGCGTTCCGGGCAACGACTGGCCTGCCAGGCTATTGTTACAGGCGATATAACGATTCAGGTTCCAGCTGAAAGCAAACTTCCGCACCTGACCTACACGGACTAACTTAACTATGGACAAACGGTTGTTGACTGTTAACTTGCGCCTATGTTTATTGAGCCTCACTTAGGTAGAAAAGAACCACATGGCCGTACCGGCTGGATAGAAGTAATATGCGGCTGCATGTTTTCCGGCAAAACGGAAGAACTCATCCGCAGGCTAAACCGTGCCCTGATAGCCAAACAGAAAGTCGAGATTTTTAAGCCGGTTACGGATACGCGTTATCATGAAAAAAATATTGTTTCGCACAATGAGAACGCCATTCGTTCAACACCTGTAAACTTTGCGGCCGATATTCTGCTCCTTTCCGGAGATTGCGATGTGGTGGGTATTGATGAAGCCCAGTTTTTTGATGAGGGTATTGTGGAGGTGTGCAATACATTAGCCAACAGCGGCAAACGTGTAATCGTGGCTGGTTTGGATATGGACTTTGAAGGGAAACCCTTCGGCCCCATGCCCAATTTACTGGCGGTGGCTGAATTTGTGACCAAAGTGCACGCCATCTGCGCACGAACCGGTGAACTGGCTTCATTTTCATTCCGACTGGCAGAAAATCAGGATCGGGTAATGTTGGGCGAAAAAGCAGAGTATGAAGCCCGAAGCCGCAGAAGTTTTATGGATGGCATGAAGAAGCGTAAGCAAGGTGATGAATAAGTTTATTTCATTTATTGTTACGACTGCTGCAATTGTTAATGGCTATGCGCAAGAAATTGCATTAGGTACATGGCGCACGCACAATTCGTATCAGTCTATTCATACAATTGCTATTGGGAACAATCAGGTATATGGCGCATCGACAACCGGTATTGCAGTGGTTAATGCCGATAATAGTTTGTCAACCATTACCCGACTGGATGGGTTAGGAAGTGCAGACATCACCGCACTCGCTTTCGATGCACCAAGGAGTCAACTGCTGGTGAGTTATGCAGATGGATTGCTTGACATTATTAAGCCCAATGAAATTATTTCGTTCACAACCTTAAAGAATTCACCTACCATTACCGGATCGAAAAAAATCAATCAAGTGGTTGTGCAAGACGCACTCGCCTATTTGGCCACCGATTATGGTGTGGTGGTTTTTGACCTGAATCAACTTGAGGTAAAAGAAACCTGGCGCGATTTGGGTCCTGCCGGTCAGTTGTGGTCAATCAATCAATGCACGTTTTTAAACGACAGTATTTTTCTGGCTACGCAACAAGGCGTTATGGTGGGTTCACTTACAGATAACCTGCTCGATTTTGCCAACTGGAAACGGTTTGATACAGGCGCGTTCACCAATTCAGTTGAATCCATTGCTTCATTTAACAATCGCATTTATGCAGCGATTGATGGGCAAGGATTATTTGTTTATGAAGATGGAGTTTGGCTGCTGCAGGATTTTGTCGGATCGGATTTTCATTCACTTAACGCGGGAAATCAATTATGGATTACTGAATCAGACAACCTGTGGAAACTGAATGTATCAGATGAACGGGTGCAGGTGACAGATTCAAAAATTGAGCAACCTGTTTTCGCAACCGAAGATGCTTCAGGAAATGCCTGGATCGGTGATCTGAGAAACGGCCTGGTATCTGATCGCACCGGTTCATTTGAATCATATATTCCAAATGGCCCAACTTTCTCGGGTGGATTTCGCCTTTCGAAAAATTCTGGTCACGATATTTTTGCGGTGTCTGGCGGTTATACCCCGACCTTCTCATCAGCTGGAAATAATGAATTTGTAAACGCCTTTTCATCTGGATTGTGGCGTTCAGAAAGCACATGGCTTGCAACCGATGTTACCGATGTTGATTTCACATCAACAAAAACGATTGTTTCAAGTTTTGGTAGCGGACTACAGGTCGTTGAGAATAGCAACGCTGTTCTTTACACAAATGGAAACAGTCCGCTTTCCACCAACAGGATAGCGGCTACAACTGTATCAAAAGATGGTATTTGGGTAACCAACTATGGCGCTGCACTTTCGCTTCATTTGCTGAAAAATAATAATGCATGGGAATCATTCTCCTTTCCTTTTTCAGCTGCGCAATATCCAACGGATCTGTTGGTCGATGGATTAAATCAGGTTTGGATGATCCTGAACCCCGCGCAAGGCGGAGGTTTGCTTGTGTTTGATCGTGAAAGCAATGAACATGCTTACCTGACGGAAGCAACAGGCTCCGGTTCACTTCCCTCGCGACAGGTTTATTCCCTTGCGCTTGATCGAAATGGTTTTGTTTGGGTGGGCACGGCTGCCGGGGTGGCGTATTTGAATCCCAGCCAGGTTTTGTCTGGAAATGTGAACAGTGTAAAACCTGTTGTGAACGGAAGAATTTTGCTGCGTGATGAGACAACAACAGCAATGGCCGTTGATGGAGGTAATCGCAAATGGCTGGGTACACGAAATGGTTTGTGGTTGTTCGATGCCTTTGGCGAAACGCCCATTCATAACTTTACAACAACCAATAGCCCATTGCCGTCAGATGAAATTCTTGATATTGAAATTCATCCGGTTACAGGAGAAGTTTTCTTCGCAACACCCCGAGGTATCATTTCCTATCGATCGGATGCCACAGAAAGCTCGGGTACATTTTCTAATGTGAAAATTTTTCCAAATCCGGTATTATCCACGTTTACTGGTCAGGTTAGTATTTCTGGCCTGGCCACCGATGCACGTGTTAAAATCACAGACATTGCGGGCAAGCTGATCTGGGAAACTTCGGCAAATGGTGGCACAGCCATCTGGCACGTACGCGATTACAACGGCAGGCGCGCAGCAACGGGCATGTACCTGATTATCGCCATTTCGCAGGATGGACTGGATAGCGTTGTTGGAAAGATTGCTGTGGTGAATTAAACTTAAGGTTTCACTTAGTTAGCGGGCATTCCTAAAAATATCGTGTATCTTAGAGAAACTCTTAATACTTGATTTCTATGAAGAAAATTTTCCTGTTTATTCTGGTAACCGCTGTATGGACTGCCTGTTCCACCACTCAAAAAACATCATCTGCTAAAAAAGCGCCCACGCCCGAAGGCCAATGGGAATACGCTATTTCCGATACGCCTGAAGGTAATTTCTCCGGCATCATGACAGTAACAAAAAATGGCGAAGGTTACACCGCATCGTTAAATGCCAACGGCAACGACTTACCGTTTGATTCCTTCAACTGGGATGAAAGCGCCCTGAAAGCCACCGGTGAACTCAACTACTCCGGTACACCCGTTCAATTTCAGGCCGCCATGAATGAAGACCAGATGGAAGGCGGCCTCTCGGCAATGGGCATGGTGTCTCCGTTTAAGGCGATGAGGAAGCGGTAGGAAGATAATTTCAAAGTTCAAAACCACAAAGTATGAGATTATTACTAGCCGCATTAGCCTTATATTCCTTTCTTGATGCTGCTGCACAAACTGTATTAAAATGCCGAATAGATAATTTAAAGCAAGGAAAAGTCTATTTATGGAATACAGATACAAACCGGATTGACTCATTAGATATAATAAATCATTCATTTGAATACAGCTCTGAATTACCCGAGCCGGTTTTGTTCTACATAAAATTTAGAGGCTATAATGATTGGGGTTTTCCTATGCGAATGATCCTTTCCGAAGACTTAACCTCAATGTCTCTAAAGGAATTGAAACCCACCGTGGTAGGTAACTCCTGGAGAGACATTCATCCCAACAAGCCAGAGTTTATTTTTGACCCAAACCTCAATAGTAAACTTTTTAATTTTGAAAATGAGTGGCAGGTGTTTGGTGATTCCATAAACAAGCTTACTGATGAATCAGGTGATGATGAAATGCTGTTCAGCAAACGAAAAAATCTTTACGATGAATTCATTCTAAATACAGAAAAATTTATAAAGAATGACCACGATAAAATTGCAATTGCAGTTGTAATCTTTGAGTATTTAATAAAGAGTAACCTTATAGACCTCAATAAGACACGAGAATTATTTCTTCAATTGGACGGCTTAGTTAAATACTCAATAGAGGGATCAAAAATCGGGAATCACATAAATAAAGAGTTAAGTGTTAAGATTGGCGAAGTTGCCCCAT contains these protein-coding regions:
- a CDS encoding 2Fe-2S iron-sulfur cluster-binding protein — encoded protein: MTRIVIRNLGKTVEVSGFSKTILKAVQEAGIDWMHACGGKGRCTTCKAIILEGENSLEPLTAAEIRYQHQGLLRSGQRLACQAIVTGDITIQVPAESKLPHLTYTD
- a CDS encoding thymidine kinase, which gives rise to MFIEPHLGRKEPHGRTGWIEVICGCMFSGKTEELIRRLNRALIAKQKVEIFKPVTDTRYHEKNIVSHNENAIRSTPVNFAADILLLSGDCDVVGIDEAQFFDEGIVEVCNTLANSGKRVIVAGLDMDFEGKPFGPMPNLLAVAEFVTKVHAICARTGELASFSFRLAENQDRVMLGEKAEYEARSRRSFMDGMKKRKQGDE
- a CDS encoding two-component regulator propeller domain-containing protein, whose amino-acid sequence is MNKFISFIVTTAAIVNGYAQEIALGTWRTHNSYQSIHTIAIGNNQVYGASTTGIAVVNADNSLSTITRLDGLGSADITALAFDAPRSQLLVSYADGLLDIIKPNEIISFTTLKNSPTITGSKKINQVVVQDALAYLATDYGVVVFDLNQLEVKETWRDLGPAGQLWSINQCTFLNDSIFLATQQGVMVGSLTDNLLDFANWKRFDTGAFTNSVESIASFNNRIYAAIDGQGLFVYEDGVWLLQDFVGSDFHSLNAGNQLWITESDNLWKLNVSDERVQVTDSKIEQPVFATEDASGNAWIGDLRNGLVSDRTGSFESYIPNGPTFSGGFRLSKNSGHDIFAVSGGYTPTFSSAGNNEFVNAFSSGLWRSESTWLATDVTDVDFTSTKTIVSSFGSGLQVVENSNAVLYTNGNSPLSTNRIAATTVSKDGIWVTNYGAALSLHLLKNNNAWESFSFPFSAAQYPTDLLVDGLNQVWMILNPAQGGGLLVFDRESNEHAYLTEATGSGSLPSRQVYSLALDRNGFVWVGTAAGVAYLNPSQVLSGNVNSVKPVVNGRILLRDETTTAMAVDGGNRKWLGTRNGLWLFDAFGETPIHNFTTTNSPLPSDEILDIEIHPVTGEVFFATPRGIISYRSDATESSGTFSNVKIFPNPVLSTFTGQVSISGLATDARVKITDIAGKLIWETSANGGTAIWHVRDYNGRRAATGMYLIIAISQDGLDSVVGKIAVVN
- a CDS encoding TlpA disulfide reductase family protein codes for the protein MRLLLAALALYSFLDAAAQTVLKCRIDNLKQGKVYLWNTDTNRIDSLDIINHSFEYSSELPEPVLFYIKFRGYNDWGFPMRMILSEDLTSMSLKELKPTVVGNSWRDIHPNKPEFIFDPNLNSKLFNFENEWQVFGDSINKLTDESGDDEMLFSKRKNLYDEFILNTEKFIKNDHDKIAIAVVIFEYLIKSNLIDLNKTRELFLQLDGLVKYSIEGSKIGNHINKELSVKIGEVAPSFESKDMNGNLIKLSQFQNKTVLLHFWSSTCGPCREENKNIKALHESNRNIVIINVSLDTNEDQWNKAVEKDGLSNMINTCDLMGTNNKIAQDYYIHGIPMHYLIDGKGRIIAKGSFEEVILKINGF